A genomic segment from Mucilaginibacter terrenus encodes:
- a CDS encoding NAD(P)H-dependent oxidoreductase yields MSLVDKLQWRYATKKYDPTKKLSAAQLEELLDAVQLSPSSIGLQHYKILVIENPEIRAKLREAGNNQSQITDASQLFVFAAITNLNEEYAKEHINLVAKTRKVNRDTLAGFENMITGAIKSQSADQLLVWAQKQAYIALGVLITAAADLGVDSTPMEGFNAAKFDEILGLAEKGLTSTVIAAVGFRAEDDAYSKLTKVRKPKNELFIHI; encoded by the coding sequence ATGTCTTTAGTTGATAAATTACAATGGCGCTACGCCACTAAAAAATACGACCCTACCAAAAAGCTTTCTGCCGCACAGCTGGAAGAACTGCTGGATGCTGTTCAGCTTAGCCCATCCTCAATAGGCCTACAGCATTACAAAATTCTGGTTATAGAAAATCCGGAGATTAGAGCCAAACTGCGCGAAGCGGGCAATAATCAATCACAAATTACAGATGCATCGCAGTTGTTTGTATTTGCAGCAATCACCAACTTAAATGAAGAATATGCTAAGGAGCACATTAACCTGGTTGCAAAAACACGTAAGGTAAACCGGGACACGTTGGCGGGTTTTGAGAATATGATAACAGGGGCTATTAAATCCCAATCTGCAGACCAACTGTTGGTATGGGCACAAAAACAGGCCTACATAGCGTTAGGCGTATTAATTACCGCGGCTGCCGATTTGGGTGTAGACTCGACTCCAATGGAAGGATTTAACGCTGCCAAGTTTGATGAGATACTTGGTTTAGCCGAGAAAGGATTAACATCAACCGTAATCGCGGCTGTTGGGTTCCGTGCCGAAGATGATGCTTATAGTAAGCTTACGAAAGTGCGTAAGCCTAAGAACGAGCTGTTCATCCACATATAA
- a CDS encoding GNAT family N-acetyltransferase encodes MYLIREATVNDVEGIIKIAEQTWWPTYEPLLGKEQVSYMLNELYSYGKIYSQVNSGAQTFLLLTEEDEPVAFAAYSPREENPDVYKLHKLYCLPSTQGKGYGKILIDTVAEKTREAGKNTLELNVNRYNKAKSFYEKMGFEIAYEEDIPIGDYWMNDYVMRKAL; translated from the coding sequence ATGTATTTGATAAGAGAAGCGACCGTTAACGACGTAGAGGGTATCATTAAAATAGCAGAACAAACCTGGTGGCCCACTTATGAACCGCTGCTGGGCAAAGAACAGGTATCATACATGCTTAATGAGCTTTATTCATACGGCAAGATTTACAGCCAGGTAAACAGCGGGGCACAAACATTTCTTTTGCTTACCGAAGAGGATGAGCCGGTTGCCTTTGCTGCATACTCTCCAAGAGAAGAAAACCCTGACGTATATAAACTGCACAAGCTTTATTGCCTGCCCTCGACACAAGGAAAAGGTTACGGTAAAATACTAATAGATACCGTAGCTGAAAAGACCAGGGAAGCCGGCAAGAACACACTGGAACTAAATGTGAACCGGTACAATAAGGCCAAAAGCTTTTATGAAAAGATGGGCTTTGAAATAGCTTATGAGGAAGACATCCCGATAGGTGACTACTGGATGAACGATTACGTAATGCGAAAGGCCTTATAG
- a CDS encoding M16 family metallopeptidase, whose product MTDHYIHTLPNGIRILLKPYASPITHCCFIYNAGSRDEQPAKEGIAHFIEHMLFKETTKRSTVQILNHLELVGADLNAYTTKEYTCIHASLLKQHLERAVDLFQDIVFNSTFPQDELEKERGVVQDEIASYLDQPEEAIQDDFEGYLFPKHPLGNNILGTVESVDAFTRYDIDTFIKANYNTHQMIFAVYGDYEMKKLIKLCERYFGDIPENNSSKNRIAPHAIGRGDYRVQKTISQTHCVLGTRAYPSSHKDKYGLLLLNNVLGGMGMSNRLNMEIREKHGIAYTIESNYTALTDTGLFSIYFGTDAEKADKALKLVHKELKKLRDTKLGTLQLKQAKEKFIGQIALAEENRMSLIISVAKSLLDFNRIDSLEEIFAKINAVSADNVLEISNEIFDNDGMITLLFEPER is encoded by the coding sequence ATGACAGATCATTATATCCATACCCTGCCAAACGGCATCCGTATATTACTTAAACCTTATGCTTCTCCAATCACACACTGCTGCTTTATTTATAATGCAGGCTCCCGCGATGAGCAACCGGCGAAAGAAGGGATAGCGCACTTTATAGAGCACATGCTTTTTAAAGAGACCACAAAACGCAGCACGGTACAAATACTTAACCACCTTGAGCTGGTAGGCGCAGACCTTAATGCATATACCACCAAGGAGTATACCTGTATACATGCATCTCTTTTGAAACAGCATCTGGAACGGGCGGTGGATCTGTTCCAGGATATTGTGTTCAACTCCACGTTCCCTCAAGACGAGTTAGAGAAAGAGCGTGGCGTAGTGCAGGATGAAATTGCCTCTTACCTGGATCAGCCGGAAGAAGCCATACAGGACGACTTTGAGGGTTACCTGTTCCCCAAACACCCGCTTGGTAATAATATCCTTGGAACGGTAGAGTCTGTAGATGCGTTTACCCGGTATGATATTGATACGTTCATCAAGGCAAATTATAATACGCACCAAATGATCTTCGCCGTTTACGGCGATTATGAAATGAAGAAGCTGATTAAGCTTTGCGAGCGGTACTTCGGCGATATACCCGAAAATAATAGCAGTAAAAACAGGATTGCCCCGCATGCTATTGGCAGGGGCGACTACCGGGTACAGAAGACCATTTCTCAAACGCACTGTGTGCTGGGCACCCGTGCTTACCCATCATCACATAAAGATAAATACGGGTTGCTACTACTTAACAATGTGCTTGGAGGAATGGGGATGAGCAACCGCCTGAACATGGAGATCCGCGAGAAGCATGGCATAGCATATACCATCGAGTCCAACTACACGGCATTAACAGATACGGGCCTCTTTTCTATCTACTTCGGTACCGATGCCGAAAAGGCTGACAAGGCACTGAAGCTGGTTCACAAAGAACTTAAAAAGCTACGCGACACAAAGCTTGGTACGTTGCAATTAAAACAAGCTAAAGAAAAATTTATCGGCCAGATAGCCCTTGCCGAGGAGAACCGGATGAGCCTGATCATATCAGTGGCTAAAAGTTTGCTTGACTTTAACAGGATAGATTCTTTAGAGGAAATATTCGCCAAAATAAATGCGGTTTCTGCAGATAATGTACTGGAAATTAGCAACGAGATTTTTGATAATGACGGTATGATAACCTTATTATTTGAGCCTGAAAGATAA
- a CDS encoding Mrp/NBP35 family ATP-binding protein: protein MITQQQVLQALSNVEEPDLKKDLVTLNMIQDIAIDGNKLSFSVILTTPACPLKALIENACRNAIKHFISPEIEVNVKMTSRVTSQRNTGVPGVKNIIAVASGKGGVGKSTVSVNLALALAKTGAKVGLIDADIYGPSIPIMFGLEGARPMASQVNGKTRIEPIEKYGIKLLSIGFFTDPNQPVPWRGPMVSTAVKQLFNDADWGELDYLVIDLPPGTGDIHITVTQNFPITGAVIVTTPQNVALADAKKGVGMFMMEAINVPIMGIVENMSYFTPAELPDNKYYIFGQGGGQRLAQTLEVPFLGEIPLIKGISDSGDAGKPIVLEEDGAVPVAFMEMARRVAQQVSICNAQRANTVNVINN from the coding sequence ATTATTACTCAACAACAAGTTTTACAAGCCCTTAGCAACGTAGAGGAACCCGATCTGAAAAAGGATCTGGTGACCCTGAACATGATACAGGATATTGCCATAGACGGAAACAAGCTAAGCTTTTCGGTAATACTCACAACACCTGCATGCCCTCTGAAGGCTCTAATAGAAAACGCCTGCCGCAATGCTATAAAGCATTTCATCAGCCCGGAAATCGAGGTGAACGTTAAAATGACCTCCCGCGTAACCTCGCAGCGCAACACCGGTGTGCCTGGCGTTAAGAATATTATAGCTGTTGCATCCGGTAAGGGTGGCGTTGGTAAGTCTACAGTGTCTGTTAACCTGGCCCTGGCGCTGGCAAAAACAGGTGCCAAAGTAGGTTTAATTGATGCCGATATTTATGGCCCGTCCATCCCGATTATGTTTGGATTGGAAGGTGCGCGGCCAATGGCCAGCCAGGTAAATGGCAAAACACGCATTGAGCCCATTGAAAAATATGGAATTAAGCTGCTTTCGATAGGCTTTTTTACCGATCCTAACCAACCCGTACCATGGCGCGGGCCAATGGTGTCAACCGCGGTAAAACAGTTGTTTAACGATGCCGACTGGGGCGAACTGGACTACCTGGTGATTGACCTGCCGCCGGGAACAGGAGATATACACATAACCGTTACGCAGAACTTCCCTATTACCGGTGCGGTGATAGTAACTACGCCGCAAAACGTGGCGCTTGCCGATGCCAAAAAGGGTGTTGGGATGTTCATGATGGAGGCTATTAACGTACCGATAATGGGCATAGTGGAGAACATGAGCTACTTTACTCCTGCAGAGTTACCTGACAACAAGTATTACATTTTTGGGCAGGGTGGCGGCCAGAGGCTTGCGCAGACGCTTGAAGTGCCTTTCCTTGGAGAGATACCGTTAATTAAAGGCATAAGCGATAGCGGCGATGCCGGTAAGCCTATTGTACTGGAAGAAGATGGCGCCGTGCCCGTAGCTTTTATGGAGATGGCCCGCAGGGTAGCGCAACAGGTTTCTATTTGCAACGCACAAAGAGCAAATACCGTGAATGTTATAAATAATTAA
- a CDS encoding NifU family protein, which produces MSLNDQVEAALDTIRPYLEADGGNVSIEEITPENVVKLRLLGSCGSCPMSIMTLKAGIEQAIKKAVPEITAIEAINLTDIDDPNAVLPENLR; this is translated from the coding sequence ATGAGTTTAAATGATCAGGTGGAAGCAGCGTTAGACACCATACGCCCATATTTGGAGGCAGATGGCGGTAACGTATCTATTGAAGAAATAACCCCTGAAAACGTGGTTAAGCTTAGGCTGCTTGGCTCTTGCGGATCGTGCCCGATGAGCATCATGACGCTTAAGGCCGGGATAGAACAAGCAATAAAGAAAGCAGTACCGGAAATTACTGCCATTGAGGCGATAAACCTAACGGATATAGATGACCCTAATGCAGTACTCCCTGAGAACTTGCGCTAG
- a CDS encoding ABC transporter ATP-binding protein, with the protein MIEIKNLKKVYAGVTVVNVPHLEIKSGESIGLVGNNGAGKTTLFRMILDLIRPESGEVLSNGKNVSGAEEWKNYTASYLDEGFLIDYLTPEEYLYFIGGLHGRNKPQVDEYLASLTEFFNGEILKKGKYIRDLSKGNQCKVGVGACLLQRPQLLMLDEPFANIDPSTQFRLKNILKTENKNLGVTTIVSSHDLNHVTDVCERILLMEKGVIIKDIATSSSTLSELEEYFGVGQTTSTNTGIDNEENH; encoded by the coding sequence ATGATAGAGATTAAAAACTTAAAAAAGGTTTATGCAGGCGTTACCGTTGTGAACGTTCCGCACCTGGAAATTAAAAGCGGAGAAAGCATAGGGCTGGTAGGTAACAACGGCGCGGGCAAAACAACGCTGTTCCGTATGATACTGGACCTTATACGCCCGGAAAGCGGAGAGGTGCTATCAAACGGTAAAAATGTATCGGGTGCCGAGGAGTGGAAAAACTATACGGCATCTTACCTGGATGAGGGCTTTCTAATTGATTACCTTACACCCGAAGAGTACCTGTATTTCATTGGGGGCCTGCACGGAAGGAATAAACCACAGGTAGACGAGTATTTAGCCTCTCTAACGGAATTCTTTAACGGCGAGATCCTGAAAAAAGGCAAGTACATCCGCGACCTGAGCAAGGGTAACCAGTGCAAAGTTGGGGTTGGTGCCTGCTTACTGCAAAGGCCGCAGTTGTTAATGCTGGATGAGCCCTTTGCCAACATTGATCCCAGCACGCAATTCAGGCTAAAGAACATCCTGAAAACGGAAAACAAAAACCTGGGTGTTACCACTATTGTATCCAGCCATGACCTTAACCATGTTACCGATGTATGTGAACGTATTTTGCTGATGGAAAAGGGCGTAATCATAAAAGATATTGCTACCAGCTCGTCCACCCTATCAGAGCTTGAAGAATACTTCGGTGTCGGGCAGACAACCTCTACCAACACGGGCATTGACAACGAGGAGAACCACTAA
- a CDS encoding DUF5687 family protein: protein MISTFFSHELKSFWRSSNTGKTIAVKVIMGILILILLLYVVVFGIFLDMILGKMFPKENLTVVFCGIILVYFLFELLMRLQLQELPTLKVQPYLHLPVKRNTVVGYLALTALLSFFNLWPIIIFTPFILKVILPAHGAGAALAFILSVIALSVFNNYLAMYIKRKANLNGWVFLIAGAVLTLITCGDYVWHLYSLKAASYLFFGNLLTRPYLVLIPVLLAAVMYYVNFVYLKGNLYLEELGSRKASAYKSSTEIPLLSRYGRAGDLAANEIKLILRNKRSRSALTMGLFFMFYGLIFYTQAIYGESIKVFVGMFMTGIFIINYGQFMFSWQASHFDGLLVSKISFTDFLKGKYLLFTIVSTVAFLLTVPYVYFGWRVVMIHFIMYLWNLGVNTTIVLFFANRNYKRIDLSKGASFNWEGVGATQLLLSLPLMLLPYLVYLPFKFLGQPNIGFAALALTGIVFIATRNFWIKKLEADFYTKRFKIAEGFRKQ from the coding sequence ATGATATCTACCTTTTTCAGTCACGAACTAAAGTCCTTCTGGCGTTCTTCAAATACCGGCAAAACCATTGCTGTTAAAGTGATAATGGGTATCCTTATACTCATCCTGCTGCTTTATGTAGTGGTTTTTGGCATCTTCTTGGACATGATCCTCGGTAAGATGTTCCCTAAAGAAAACCTCACAGTGGTTTTTTGCGGCATTATACTGGTGTACTTTCTGTTCGAATTGCTCATGCGGCTGCAACTGCAGGAGCTGCCTACACTTAAAGTGCAGCCCTATCTGCATCTTCCTGTGAAACGAAATACGGTAGTGGGCTATCTTGCGCTTACCGCATTGCTGTCATTTTTCAACCTTTGGCCAATCATCATTTTCACGCCGTTTATACTTAAGGTTATTTTGCCTGCGCATGGCGCCGGAGCGGCTTTGGCGTTTATCCTTTCGGTGATAGCACTATCGGTATTTAACAACTACCTGGCCATGTACATTAAGCGTAAGGCTAACCTAAATGGCTGGGTGTTCCTGATAGCGGGTGCAGTACTTACCCTGATAACCTGCGGCGATTACGTATGGCATTTGTATTCGCTAAAGGCGGCATCTTACCTATTTTTTGGCAACCTGCTTACCAGGCCTTACCTGGTGTTAATACCTGTTTTGCTTGCTGCGGTAATGTATTACGTGAACTTTGTATACCTCAAAGGCAATCTTTACCTGGAAGAACTCGGCTCCCGCAAAGCTTCAGCTTACAAAAGCAGCACTGAGATACCTTTGCTTAGCCGATATGGCCGCGCAGGTGACCTTGCTGCTAATGAGATAAAACTGATACTCCGCAACAAGCGCTCCCGTTCCGCGCTTACTATGGGGCTCTTTTTTATGTTCTACGGATTAATATTTTATACGCAGGCTATTTATGGTGAAAGTATAAAGGTGTTTGTAGGGATGTTCATGACGGGTATCTTCATAATCAACTATGGCCAGTTTATGTTTAGCTGGCAAGCATCGCATTTTGATGGTTTGCTGGTGAGCAAGATCAGTTTTACAGATTTCCTAAAGGGTAAGTACCTGTTATTCACAATTGTTTCTACAGTGGCTTTCCTGTTAACTGTACCCTATGTATACTTTGGATGGCGGGTGGTTATGATACATTTTATTATGTACCTGTGGAACCTTGGCGTTAACACCACCATTGTGTTATTCTTCGCCAATCGCAACTATAAACGTATCGACTTGTCTAAAGGCGCCTCCTTTAACTGGGAGGGCGTTGGCGCTACACAGCTGCTGTTGTCGCTGCCGCTAATGTTACTGCCCTATTTAGTTTACCTGCCGTTCAAATTTCTAGGTCAGCCCAACATAGGTTTTGCCGCGCTGGCGTTAACGGGTATTGTTTTTATCGCCACCCGCAACTTCTGGATCAAAAAACTGGAAGCTGATTTTTATACCAAACGATTTAAAATAGCCGAAGGCTTTAGAAAGCAATAA
- a CDS encoding transglycosylase domain-containing protein yields MRRINPKYLRIAGVVVAVLVVILLIGGYAAYSKREVLLQKAIYKAKAKAKKDYNLDVKIGSARFTGLATVAFSDISIVPYQRDSLLSIKRFDVSVKLFPLIFGTVKLSDVVLQDGHLNLTNINGVKNFDFLFRKKKDSTQTHNKVDLAELSDNLINQVLYKIPENLVLNNLLLTMQDDSTKLKLLATAAKIDDGQLTSTIKLNDNEATWHLAGKMHASDKDIDVRMYADGKKVELPIIEKKFKLKLNFDTLTTKLTKVKNSDGETKIYSSLGVKNLLINHPALSLNDIVIPNGAIDANIFVGSNYVSLDSSSVIHLKKITANPYIKYTLNPVKIYELKMHTGWLNAQDIFDSFPTGMFESLEGMKVAGRLSYNLNFFMNSAHIDDLVFDSRLDKDNFRIVQFGKTDFNKLNKTFVYTPYEYGKPMSPHTIGPENPEFTRLEDISPNLRNAVMTAEDPSFYRNRGFVEESIRKSIVTDIKTKKFSRGGSTISMQLIKNSFLVRNKTLSRKIEEILIVWIIENTRLMSKNRMLEVYFNIIEWGRNIYGIGEASKYYFGKSPSELTLGESIFLASIVPNPKAGLYHFMPDGTLRPGLHGYFNLIGRLMASKGLTERDSNAYGFYNVRLREGLRRGIAPADTAIADSLLAQPQNDEGANVGVGVQAAPEEEKRPSFIQRLFGKKDTSAAAKAEEKIKETNEMIKARLKQDIENLKAEYKEKIDNVDTAGKSKKEIRQEKRRLKQEQKDKENMIKDRMP; encoded by the coding sequence ATGCGCCGTATCAATCCAAAGTATCTCCGTATCGCTGGTGTAGTAGTAGCTGTGTTAGTGGTTATATTACTTATTGGCGGTTATGCTGCTTACTCTAAACGTGAAGTACTACTGCAGAAAGCTATTTACAAAGCTAAAGCTAAAGCAAAAAAGGATTATAATTTAGATGTAAAGATTGGCTCGGCCCGTTTCACCGGGTTAGCTACCGTGGCCTTCAGCGATATTTCTATAGTTCCCTATCAGCGTGATAGCCTGTTGTCTATTAAGCGCTTTGATGTAAGCGTAAAGTTGTTCCCGCTTATATTTGGTACAGTTAAGTTGAGCGATGTAGTGTTGCAGGACGGCCACTTAAACCTCACCAACATTAACGGGGTTAAAAACTTCGATTTCCTGTTCCGCAAGAAGAAAGATTCTACACAAACGCATAACAAAGTTGACCTGGCCGAATTGTCAGACAACCTTATTAATCAGGTGCTCTACAAAATACCCGAGAACCTTGTGCTAAACAACCTGCTGTTAACCATGCAGGACGACTCTACTAAATTAAAGCTACTGGCTACCGCTGCAAAGATTGACGATGGGCAGCTTACCTCTACTATCAAGTTAAATGATAATGAAGCCACCTGGCACTTAGCTGGCAAAATGCACGCGTCTGACAAGGACATAGATGTACGCATGTATGCCGACGGAAAAAAGGTAGAACTGCCGATTATAGAGAAGAAGTTTAAGCTCAAACTAAACTTTGATACGCTGACCACCAAACTCACCAAAGTAAAGAACAGCGATGGCGAAACAAAGATTTACAGCTCGTTAGGAGTAAAAAACTTGTTGATCAATCACCCGGCGCTGTCGCTGAACGATATTGTTATCCCTAATGGAGCTATAGATGCTAACATATTTGTGGGGTCTAACTATGTATCACTCGATAGCTCTTCTGTTATTCACCTGAAAAAGATTACAGCTAATCCGTACATCAAATACACCCTCAATCCGGTAAAGATCTACGAACTAAAAATGCATACCGGCTGGCTCAACGCGCAGGACATTTTTGATTCTTTCCCCACCGGAATGTTCGAATCTTTGGAAGGCATGAAGGTTGCCGGCAGACTGAGTTATAACCTTAATTTCTTCATGAACTCCGCTCATATTGATGATCTGGTGTTTGATTCACGGCTGGATAAAGATAATTTCCGTATTGTTCAATTTGGGAAAACAGACTTTAATAAGTTGAACAAAACCTTTGTATATACGCCATACGAGTACGGTAAACCTATGTCGCCACATACCATCGGGCCTGAAAACCCCGAGTTTACCCGGCTGGAAGATATATCGCCAAACCTGCGTAACGCAGTTATGACTGCTGAGGACCCATCCTTTTACCGCAACCGGGGTTTTGTGGAGGAATCCATCCGCAAGTCCATCGTAACGGATATTAAAACCAAAAAATTCTCGAGGGGCGGCAGTACCATCTCTATGCAGCTGATCAAGAACTCTTTCCTGGTACGTAATAAAACTTTGTCCCGAAAGATAGAGGAGATACTGATTGTGTGGATAATTGAGAATACGCGCCTGATGAGCAAGAACCGTATGCTGGAGGTTTACTTTAATATAATAGAGTGGGGCCGCAACATTTACGGTATTGGCGAGGCTTCTAAATACTACTTCGGCAAGTCTCCATCTGAGCTCACGCTGGGCGAAAGTATTTTCCTCGCTAGTATTGTACCTAACCCGAAAGCAGGGTTGTACCACTTTATGCCTGATGGTACGCTCCGCCCGGGGCTTCATGGATACTTTAACCTTATAGGCCGTTTAATGGCCAGTAAAGGACTTACAGAGCGCGACAGCAATGCATATGGCTTTTATAACGTTCGGCTTCGTGAGGGCTTAAGAAGAGGCATTGCACCTGCAGATACGGCAATAGCAGATAGCCTGCTTGCCCAGCCACAAAATGATGAAGGTGCGAATGTTGGTGTAGGCGTACAGGCTGCACCGGAAGAAGAAAAGCGCCCTAGTTTTATACAGCGTTTATTTGGAAAGAAGGATACCTCTGCTGCTGCAAAGGCCGAAGAAAAGATCAAAGAAACCAACGAGATGATTAAGGCCCGCTTAAAACAGGATATAGAAAACCTAAAGGCGGAGTATAAAGAGAAGATAGACAACGTAGATACTGCCGGCAAGTCGAAAAAGGAAATACGACAGGAAAAGCGACGGCTGAAGCAGGAACAAAAAGACAAAGAGAACATGATTAAGGACCGCATGCCTTAA
- the def gene encoding peptide deformylase has product MKYPIIAYGDPVLRRKAPAIEPEEYPHIKELVTNMFETMYGAKGVGLAAPQVGMSMRLFVVDATPFDDDEPELKDFKKVFINATILEETGEEWPFNEGCLSIPDIREDVMRKPVIRISYYDENWKHHEETFKGMAARIIQHEYDHIEGKLFTDKLSPLRRRLIEKKLTDISKGAVDVDYRMKFPDAKKGR; this is encoded by the coding sequence ATGAAATATCCTATCATCGCATACGGCGACCCGGTTTTGAGGCGCAAAGCCCCAGCTATTGAGCCGGAGGAATATCCACATATTAAAGAATTGGTTACCAACATGTTCGAGACCATGTATGGTGCAAAAGGAGTTGGGCTGGCTGCGCCGCAGGTGGGCATGAGCATGCGTTTATTTGTAGTAGATGCCACCCCGTTTGACGACGATGAGCCTGAATTGAAGGACTTCAAAAAGGTTTTTATCAATGCCACTATCCTGGAGGAAACCGGTGAAGAGTGGCCGTTTAACGAGGGCTGCCTGAGTATACCCGATATTAGGGAAGACGTGATGCGCAAGCCGGTTATCCGTATTTCATACTATGATGAGAACTGGAAACACCATGAAGAAACCTTCAAAGGTATGGCCGCGCGAATTATACAGCATGAGTACGATCATATTGAGGGTAAGCTGTTTACCGATAAGCTAAGCCCGTTACGCCGCCGCCTGATAGAAAAGAAACTTACTGATATATCTAAGGGTGCGGTAGATGTGGATTACCGCATGAAGTTCCCTGATGCCAAAAAAGGGCGCTAA
- the gltX gene encoding glutamate--tRNA ligase, translating to MSDKKVRVRFAPSPTGGLHLGGVRTVLFNYLFAKKNGGDFVLRIEDTDQTRYVEGAEKYIADCLQWCGLIPDESPAIGGSFAPYRQSERKPIYREYAERLVSQGHAYYAFDTPEELDAKRKEFPNFQYGHQHRGSMRNSLSLPLQDVETLLHNGTPHVIRIKVPESETVTFTDMIRGDVSFETSLVDDKVLLKADGMPTYHLAVVVDDYLMKISHAFRGEEWLPSAPVHLLLWEYLGWKADMPQWAHLPLILKPDGHGKLSKRDGARLGFPVYAMSWTDPKTGELTPGFRELGFLPEAFLNMLAMLGWNDGTEQEIFTLDELIEKFSIERVSKAGAKFDFEKAKWYNAEWIKRQDAESLKLKVAEVLKANGVIVNNEAYLLKIIDLIKDRCVVLADFGPQASYFFQAPASYDVNSVKPKWTDAKTAFFNELKETLSYSSFEPADLETRFKALTEAKGFKIGDVMLPFRIMLVGGKFGPHVFDIAALLGESETLRRIDKALEVFTATE from the coding sequence ATGTCAGATAAAAAAGTAAGAGTTCGTTTTGCGCCAAGCCCTACCGGCGGTTTACACCTGGGTGGGGTTCGCACCGTATTATTTAACTACCTTTTTGCGAAAAAAAATGGTGGCGATTTTGTGTTGCGTATTGAAGATACCGACCAAACCCGCTATGTTGAAGGCGCAGAAAAGTACATTGCCGACTGTTTGCAATGGTGCGGCCTTATTCCGGATGAAAGCCCTGCCATTGGCGGCAGCTTTGCACCATATCGCCAAAGTGAACGCAAACCCATCTATCGCGAATATGCAGAGCGCCTGGTATCGCAGGGACATGCCTACTATGCTTTTGACACTCCGGAGGAACTTGATGCAAAACGCAAAGAGTTTCCTAATTTCCAATATGGCCATCAGCACCGTGGCAGCATGCGTAATTCGTTAAGCTTGCCGCTGCAGGACGTGGAGACGCTGTTGCACAATGGCACACCTCATGTCATCCGCATTAAGGTACCAGAAAGCGAAACCGTTACCTTTACTGATATGATACGCGGCGATGTTAGTTTTGAAACATCGCTGGTTGATGATAAAGTGTTGCTTAAAGCAGATGGTATGCCCACCTACCACTTAGCCGTTGTGGTAGACGACTACCTGATGAAGATTTCTCACGCTTTCAGAGGCGAGGAGTGGCTGCCATCGGCACCTGTACACCTGTTGCTGTGGGAGTACCTCGGCTGGAAGGCTGATATGCCGCAATGGGCACACCTGCCATTGATTTTAAAGCCGGACGGACATGGCAAACTCAGCAAGCGTGACGGGGCCCGCCTTGGTTTCCCGGTATATGCGATGAGCTGGACCGACCCAAAAACAGGTGAACTTACACCCGGCTTTCGCGAGTTAGGTTTTCTGCCGGAGGCATTTTTAAACATGCTGGCTATGCTGGGCTGGAACGATGGCACAGAGCAGGAGATATTCACGCTGGATGAACTTATAGAAAAGTTCTCTATAGAACGGGTTAGTAAAGCCGGCGCTAAGTTCGATTTTGAAAAAGCCAAATGGTATAATGCCGAATGGATAAAACGCCAGGATGCAGAATCGCTGAAACTAAAGGTAGCTGAAGTATTAAAGGCAAATGGTGTTATTGTTAACAATGAAGCGTACCTGCTTAAAATAATTGACCTGATAAAGGATAGATGTGTGGTTCTTGCAGATTTTGGACCGCAGGCATCATACTTTTTCCAGGCACCGGCCAGCTACGATGTCAACTCCGTTAAGCCTAAATGGACGGATGCAAAAACGGCATTTTTTAACGAGTTAAAAGAAACGTTAAGCTACTCATCGTTTGAACCGGCTGACCTTGAAACACGCTTTAAAGCGCTTACAGAAGCCAAGGGGTTCAAGATTGGCGACGTAATGCTACCGTTCCGTATTATGCTGGTAGGTGGCAAGTTTGGGCCTCATGTGTTTGATATCGCCGCCCTGCTTGGCGAAAGTGAAACCCTAAGGAGAATTGATAAAGCGCTGGAAGTATTTACCGCTACTGAATAG